DNA sequence from the Anaerolineae bacterium genome:
TGTTCCAGGATGATGCCCTGCGCCAACGGCTGGCCGAAGGAGCTCGTCTCACCAGCCAGCGCTATTCTATCGTGAACACCACACAGCGCCATCTAGAGTTATACCAGGAGCTGATAGAGACTAAACGTTCCAAGCGCTTGGCGACTCGCTTGTCCAGGCAGCTACCTGTGTAGCGATAGGTGGCACCTCTTAGCTGATGACCACCGAAAGCCGATCGCTTCTAGCCTCCGACTGACTGTTCACGAGGATGCTCACGAAGTGTGGCAAGGGGGCCCATCCTGGGCTTTTCGGGCACTCGCTCAGGGGATCTCGCAAAGACACTTCTGGGCGAGAGAGATCGACATAGAAGCCCCAAGCCCCCTCAGGGAGCTCATTGCCCTTTTGCCGGCCACGAAGAGCCTGTCAGAGCATGAGTAGCGCCTGGGCGCGAATGTTCTCCAGCCGTCTGGCCATGTCCTCTTGCCCCTGTGCACGCAGTCCCTCGGCCATCACCCGCATGGACTCGACCAGATCCTGGTCCAGCTCGCTCCGGTTTTCCATGAGCAGTTGACGCGTGCGCTCGGGATATTCTTCCCGCAACAGACGGTTGATCAGGCGTAAATCAGAAGGCAAATCTTCCTCCAGAATCTCCAACGCCATCTTCCAAATCTCCGTTAGACGGCGTGCGGCGGCCACCGCGCCCTGGCGCTGAGCCGCCTCGATATTAGCCATCAACACCGCTAGGAAGGGCTCCCCGATCTCCGCCTTGCGCGCTCGTAGGACCACTGCTGGGTTCTCGCTTTCCAGGACAGCCCTAAGCAGTTGGGTGGCCTCCTCCATAACGGCCCGCGTGGCCTCATCTTGTTGGCGCTGCAGCTCTAGCACGCGATCACGCAGCGCGCGCAGCCGTTGCGCCTCAGCGTGGTCCTTATGTTTTTCGGACTGCTCAATCCGCTGTGAGAGCAACAGGAAGAAGGGATAATCCATCAGCGGCCTCGCCACAGCTACCAATGCTTCGATGGCAGCATCCTCCTTGGCTTTGATCAAGCGCTCCAGGATCTCCTCACGAGTGGTGTGTTTATTCAGGCCAGCCAGGATCTCCTGTTGCGCCCGGATCTTACGGCCTAGGCTGCTCATCCCCATCAACGTCTGAATAAATGCCGTGAGCTGCTGCGCAGCACGCTCATCGCCCTCGGCAGCCATGCTCTCAGTTAGCGTAGCGGCCAGCTCGAAAAATTCCTCGTCAAGCTTCTCATCATGCTCGGCGACGAGTGCGCGCAGACGTTCGGGGTTGGCCGCTGCTTGCATGAGCTGCTGGAGCAGGTTCAGTCGCTGGCGCTGGGCTTCCATCATCTCACGGGTGATCCCATCGGCCTGCAGAATGGCCTCCATCATGCTCTGCAATGTCAGGAACTGCCGCGGCTGGAGTAGATAAGCCTTGCGCTGTTCAGGGGGCAGACGGGTCATCAGGAGGTTGGTCAGATCGCCGATGCGCTTTTGTCGCTCCGGCTCTGACAGGTTCGCCTGGGCGGGCACGAAGACGCCCACAAATTCCTTGGCCGGGTCGTGGTAGAGCAAAGGCGTGGCCAGCGAGATGGACATCCCACACGAGGGGCAGGCGGCGGAGTTCAGCCGGCCGGTCAGAAACAATTGCTTCAACGCTGGCTCCTGGCCCACATCAATGATGTTATGGACCTCCGTCACAAAGGAGGCGCCGCAACCGGGGCAACGAACCTGGATCCTCTGTTTCGCAAACATGCCCTATCCTTTCTCTTTACGATTCTGGTAGATCGAGCGCTTCCACCAGCTCGCGCAGGAACAGCTCAGCGTCGGTAACCATGCCTACTGCTTGAAACGTTCCTCGATCGGCCAGCTTAGTGACCGTAGCCGGGTTGATATCCACCACGACCACCTTGACGTGGGCGGGCAACAGGTTGCCGGTGGCGATGGAGTGCAACATGGTAGCAACCATGATCGCCATCTCCACCCCTTCCAGCGCTTCCCGCATCCGCCGTTGCGCTTCCATCATGTCCGAGATCACCCCGGGCATGGGGCCATCGTCCCGGATGGAGCCGGCCAGCACCATCTGGACCTTATGTCGGATCGCCTCATACATCACGCCAGAGCGCAACAGCCCGATCTCTACCGCCTTTTCCAGCGATCCCACGCGCCGGATGGCGTTGATGGCACGCATATGGTTGCGATGCCCACCGGGCACCGGCAGCCCGCTTTTCAGGTCTATGCCCAGCGAGGTGCCATATAGCTGGGACTCTACGTCGTGCACGGCAATGGCGTTCCCACCGAAGAGCACCTGCACGTACCCGTGGCGGATGAGGCGGGCCAGGTATTCGCCAGCGCCGCTGTGGATGATGGCCGGGCCGACCACAAAGAGGATCTTGCCGCCGGCCATCCGTATCTCGCGCATCACCTTGGCCACATTAGCGATGGCCAGGGCGTTCGGCCGCTCGGACGAGACAGCCGAGCGCATGAAACTGAACAACTCCTGTTCGCGCTCGCGCTCCATTGGGATTACGCGGATGCCTTCATGCCCGACGGCGATGAGTTCGCCAGCCTTAATGTCGGCGATGGGTTTGGTGTAAGCCTCACCTCGCTCGCGGTCTACCACGATCACCAAGTCCATCTCGATGCCCCGCACATCCACCCAGCGCCCGTTCAGCCGTACCTGCGTCGGCAGGTTAGTGGTGGAATAGAAATCCTCGGGGGCGGCGCCGTCTACAGGGGCCGGCTCGGTTCGAACATCTCCGCCATCCAGAATCTGCGCGCCCAGTCCCTGCAGCGTGTCCAGGATCTGGCGCATCTGCTGCTCGCTGTCCGCGAAGACGCGCAGCCGAGCGTGGCTGGGCTCCTGCTTGTGTCGGCCGACGCGGATCTCCTCTACATTGAAGTCGCCGCCTAAGTCCATGATGGCATCCATCACGCGTGGCAGGATCAGTGAATCAATGATATGACCGTTCAGGACGATCGTTTCCGAAAACGGATGATGATTGGGTGTCATAGCTGCTACGATGCCCCTTTCACTACCTCATCTACAGCGATCTCAAAGCCTGGCAGGAGCTGAGACCTTGCCTGCTCCCCTGGCTGAAAACGGCCTATCAACCGATAAGCCCCCTGTTCCAGAGCATAGACCTCGATCGTCTGGGCTTCAGGATCTACGATCCAATACTCAGTAACGCTAAACTGCTCATACAAAGCCTTTTTGTCAATGCGATCCTGTCTCCAACTCCCAGCCGACACCACCTCGATAATCAGATCAGGAACGCCTCGGATCTGATCCTGGATGATGGCGCGCTTGGCCTGAGACACATAAAGGATGTCTGGTTGAACGACCCGTCGCTCGGTCAAGACAACATCGAGCGGGGCAAAGTACACCCATCCCAAGTGGCGCCGCGATACGAAGTCGCCTAGGGCACGGGCCAGGCGGGCGACGATTTCCTGGTGGAGAGGGGTCGGGGAAGGCGGCATCACCAGCTCTCCATCCCATAGCTCGGTCAGGCGATTTGTCTCAGGCAGTTCAGCGGCTAACTCCTCGTAGGTCCACAGCCGTTTTTTCTCAGCCGTTGGAACGCTCATCGAGGTTCCCTCCCCACCAAACATGGCTCAGGTCTGGCCGGCCAGCTTCAGCAGCCCGGCTTCATCAATGATAGGAACCCCCAACTCCTGAGCGCGTTGCAGTTTGCTCCCTGGCGCCGAGCCAACCACCAGATAATCGGTTTTGCGGCTGACGGAGTTAGTGACTTTGCCGCCGTGTCGGATGATGAACTCAGTGGCAGCCTCTCGGCTCATCGTTGGGAGCGTGCCGGTGATCACGAAGGTCTTGCCTGCCAGGGGGAGCGGCCCTTCGGCCATAGGCGTGGCCGGCGCCTCATCAGCCGTGCGTACGCCGGCAGCCTTCAGCTTCTCGATCACCCGCCGATTCGACTCACGTGAGAACCAGTCCACCACGCTCTGCGCAATACGAGGGCCGATCCCTTCGATCTGCGTGAGTTCATCTACTGAGGCCTGCATCAACGCGTCGATCGAGCGGTAATGCCGGGCGAGAGTTTCTGCCACCGCGCTGCCCACGAATTTGATCCCCAACGCCGTCAGCAGGCGCGCCAGCGGCCGGTCTCTGGCCGCCTGGATTCCATTCATCAGGTTCTGAACGCGCTTCTCTTTGTATCCCTCCAGCTTCAGCAGCTGCTCTGGCCGCAGGTAGAAGATATCCGCCACATCATGAATCAGCCCTTTGGCCACGAACAGCTCGGCCTGCTTCGATCCGATCCCCTCGATATCCATCGCCCCGCGCGAGACGAAATGTTCGACCAGCCGCACGAGCTGGGCCGGACAGGCCGCGTTCATGCAGTAGTATGCCACTTCGCCTTCGGGGCGCACCACCGGTTCATGGCATACCGGGCAGCGATCGGGCATGCGCCACACGCGCTCGTTGCCGGTACGCAGCTCCTCTAGCGAGCGCACCACCTGCGGGATCACCTCGCCGGCCCGCTTCACTACCACCATGTCGCCGACGCGGATGTCCTTTTCGATGATGTAGTCCTCGTTATGCAAGGTGGCATTACGCACGATGACGCCACCTACCCGCACTGGCTCGAGCACAGCATAGGGGTTCAACGTCCCCGTGCGGCCAACGTTCACCCCGATCTCCAACAGCCGGGTGACCGCCTCCTCTGACGGGTACTTATAGGCTATGGCCCAACGCGGCGCGTTGCCCACGTACCCTAAGCGTTCTTGGGTGGCGAACTGGTCAATCTTGATCACAAGGCCGTCGGTATCGTAGTTGAGCTGGCGACGTTTAGGCTCCCACTCCTCGCAGTAGTCTACGACAGATTGGAAGTCCTCGAAGCGCCGGTTATGCGGATTCACTGGAAACCCCATCCGTCGCAGGTACTCCAACGCCTCCCACTGCGAGCGCAACACCTCGCCGCCTTCCACCAACACCACTTGATATGCCCACAGGCTGAGCGGGCGAGAGGCGGTGACGCGCGGGTCGAGCTGGCGCAGCGAGCCGGCGGCGGCATTGCGGGGATTGGCAAACGTGCGCTCGCCGCGAGCAGCCAACTCCGCGTTCATGCGCTCGAAGGCATCGCGCGGCATGTAGGCCTCGCCGCGCACAACCAACCGGCGTGGGGGTTGGCCGTTTCCGACGACGGGGATGCGCAAGGGCACGGCCGGCACAGTACGCAGGTTCGCCGTGATGTCTTCGCCCACCCAACCGTCGCCGCGGGTGGCCCCTAGCGTGAAGAGGCCGTCTTCGTAGTGTAAGACCACAGTCAACCCGTCAACCTTCGGCTCGACGGTGTATGCCAACTCAGAGGCGAGTTCGGGTGGCAGAAGGCGCAGCACTCGCTCGTGCCAGGCGCGCAGCTCCTCGGGACCAAACGCGTTGGAGAGGCTCAGCATCGGCACCGGGTGAGTGACCTTCTCGAAACGATCCAGCGGTTCTCCGCCCACCCGCTGCGTGGGCGAGTCTGGCGTGATGAGCTCTGGATGTTCTGCCTCCAGGCGTTGCAGCTCGCGGAACAGCGCGTCATACTCAGCATCGCTGATCTCCGGCGCGTCTAGGACGTAGTAGCGATAGGCGTGATAGCGGATCAGATCGCGCAGGCGTGCGATCCGTTCAGCTACCGATTCCGTCATCTCTCAACCCTCGTGTTGGCTACCCTACTAGGATGTCGTTATTGGGGCGATCGAGTCGGTGTGGGGTTGGCGGAAAGTGGCTCCAGCCACAACTGGACCTCGTCCCCTTGGGCCACCCAGCCGACCAAATCCGTCTCGGTGCGCACACGCCACCACCGGTATCCGTCCGCGCTTACCGGATACTCGTTGACGTCCCCAGGCTTGGGCAGGATCTCCAGCACCGTACCATCCCTGACCACGGTCCGGATGGGATTGCCCCGACCCGGCCCGCTCCGGACGACGAGCCCTTCTGGGTTGCTGTTGACGACCATCGCTTTGACACCCGGGCCCAGGGTTGGCTTAGGTACGGGGGTGGGTGTAGGAGTAGGAGGGATCGGGGTAGGCGTGACGGCCATAGCTGTGGCGGTGGCGGCTTGAGCTAGCGCCGTCGCATCGGGAGTGGGGGTCCCTGGCGGCTCACCTTCGCCGAGGGCTGAGAACAATAGAGCGATAATGGCGACGACAGTCAAAGCGGCCACGCCCACTGCCCATAGCGGGATCTCTCGCCCCAGGCGGCGTTCGGCTGGCCGGCCGTAAACCGGGCGCGGCTCTGATGTGGCTTCTAGCTCGGTTTCCGGGCCCAAGTCCCTGCCCTCTGGGGTCTCCTCTTGTGGCTCCTCTTCCTCAGATTCCGACGAAGGAGAGCGGAGTTTGTCAGTCATCGCAGTTTCCTCCTGTTTCGCAGCCACCTCTCCAGCTCGTCCAGCGGGAGCGTATTGAGCACGCGATCCGGCGTCGCCCAGCCGCGCCGGGCAGTGGCGACGCCGTAGACGATGAAGTCGAAATCGGCCGGGCTGTGCGCATCGCAGTTGATGACGATGGGCACGCCCAGTTCCATCGCCCGGTGGACATGTACATCGTCTAGGTCGAGCCGGGCGGGATGAGCGTTAACCTCGATGGCGATCCCAGTTTCGGCTGCGGCCTGCAATACCACCTCTAAGTCTACTGCGCTCTCCTCGCGGCGGCCAAGCAGCCGGCCGGACGGATGTCCCAACACATCCACATGGGGATTTCGCACTGCGGCCAAGGCTCGCGCCGTGATCTGGTCGCGATCTTGCCGCAGTCCTGTGTGCAGGGAAGCCACTACGCAGTCCAACGTGGCCAGCACTTCGTCCGGATAATCCAGCGTGCCATCCGCGCGCACCTCCACCTCGGCGCCCTGGAGCAGGCGGAAATCCGACCATCGCCGGTTTAATCGGTCGATCTCGGCCCGCTGTTCGCGCAGCCGTTCTGCGCTCAAACCGCCGGTGACGCCCAGGCTTCCGCTGTGATCGGTGATGACGAGATAGCGATATCCGCGCGCGCGCGCAGCCTCGGCCATCTCTTCGATGGTCACTGTACCGTCGCTCCAGGTGGAATGGGAGTGTAGCTCACCCTGCAACTGGCTCAGCTCGATCAGGTTGGGCAACCTTCCCTCAGCCGCCGCCTCGATCTCCCCACGGTTCTCCCGCAGCTCCGGGGGAATCCAGGGCAGCCCTAGCAGTTCATATACCTCTTCTTCGCTCTCGCAGAATAGCTCGCGGCCGTCGGCGCGTTTGAGCGAGTACTCACTCAGGCTGAACCCGCGTTTTAATGCCCGCTCGCGCAAGGCGATGTTGTGCGCCTGGGAGCCGGTGAAGTACTGCAAGGCGGTGCCCCAGTGCTTGGGCGAGACGACGCGCAGGTCCGCTTGGATGCCATCGCGCGTGCGGATGGAGGTCTTGGTGTTGCCGCGCAACAGCACCTCGGCCACTTCGGGTAGGTGAACGAAGGCCTCCATCACCGGCTCGGGATCCTCCACGGCAACCAGTAGGTCTAGGTCCCCGATCGTCTCTCGCCAGCGGCGGAGCGAGCCGGCCACACTCACCCGGGTCAATCCCGGCACGGCAGCCTGAAGCCCGGCCAGCAGCGCCATTGCCAGTGGACGCGCCTGGCCGATGGGGACGCGCTGGCTGCGCCGTGCTAGCGCCTGGATGCCTGCCAGGATCTTCTGTTCGCTTTTGGCGCCCATGCCCGGCAGTTGGCGAAGCCTGCCGGCCTCGGCCGCAGCTTGGAGCTGCTGGATCGAGGTAATGCCCAGTTTTTCCCAGACCAGGCGCGCCGTCTTAGGGCCCACCTCTGGGATTTGGAGCATGTCCACCACGCCGGATGGCACCTGCTGCTCTAGCTTTTCCAGATAGGTCATGCGGCCGGTGCGCAGCAACTCATCCAGCTTCTCGGTGAGGGCTTCACCGATCCCCGGGATCTCGCGCAAGCGGCCTTCGCGCCAGTAATCGGCCAGGTCGCGCGGCAACGCCTCGATGTTGTCCGCGGCGCGCCGATAGGCGAGCACCTTGAAGCGGTTCTCCCCTTGGATATCCAGGATATCACCAATGCGACGCAAGATCGCCGCGATCTGCCGGTTGCTGGGCGCTTGATCCATCGCTCGCCATCTGCTTTCCATTCAATGTTCGGGCCATCGGCCGCGCAGCGGCCAGACCCCCAATTCCACCCACACGCCGGGTGCTTGTTGCACGCTCACCCAGAGCCGATCTACTAGGAAACGGATATCAGGCACGCGCGGAGCTAACCGTTGGACCACGTGCTCGATATCCGGCCATTCTCCTTCAACGGCCGTGATGTGCGGTTGCCACGTCGCCAGATCGAAAGGCTGGGTCGGCACGCCCAGTTCCTCTACCTCCGCGGCAATAGCCTGGTAGATATGCTGAAGAGCGGCCGTCTTCTCGACGGGGATGACCAACCGTTGCCTGGGAGCCCGCAGCGCAAAGGCAACCAATCCACCAGCGCGGACATCAATCGGAGAAAGGCCGCGGACGATGAGCTCAATCCGCTCCTGAACGATCTGCGCTAGATGCAACCCATAGATGGTCTGGATGGTCAGATGCGGCTCAAGAAGAGGTGTGCCGCCGCTCTCCGTTGCCAATTGCATGAACAAGTCGCGGAGGACGGAGAGGGTGGGCTCTGGTGGCTTGCCGATGACGTAGAGCCTACCGTCAACGCTTTCGATCACGTGGTCGCTCCGACGAAACCCAAGCCAACAGAAAAAGCGTGCAGCGGCATTATACTCGTTTTTCTGGCCGTTGACAAAGGTTTTTCGCTATTTCCCCATCGCTTTCAAGGCTTTTATACAGCGATCTACGCACTCCAAGGGCGAGTAAGCGTAGCTCTCCTGTTCGACGATGTACCACTGGGTTCCCCCGACGGTCTCGCACAGCCGAAAGACATCATTCCAGCGGACATCGCCCTCGCCGATTAGCGCCTTGTCATTGGTGCGGGAGAACTCCTTGATGTGCACGGTAAGCGCTCGCCCCGGATAGCGCTCAAGGAAGGGGACCGGGTCGGCCCCACCATACATCGCGTTGCCGGTGTCGAGCTGCATGATTACATCTTGACGAGTATTGCTGAAGAAGGTATCCCAGGGTAGCTCGCCGTCCATGGGCACGAACTCGATATGGTGGTTGTGATAGCCGACGAGCATCCCTTCAGGGGCCACCCTCTCGGCGATTTCGTTGAAGAGACGAGCCGTTTGCAGCCAGGCTGCGCGCGAGTTGCGCCGCTCTTCCGGCAAGCCAGGGACGATAAGAAAGCGATTGCCCAGCGTGCGGTTGAACTCGATGGTCTTTGGTAGGTTATCTCCCAACAGGGTGTCCAAGCTGATATGCGTGCCGGCGACCTTCAGGCCAAGGTCATCCAGCATCTTGCGTAGCTCGGCCGCCGAATAACCGTAATAGCCGGCGAACTCGACCCCTTCATAGCCCATTTTGGCGATGGCCGCCAGGGTGCCAGGTAGGTCCCTGGCGCACTCCTCGCGCACGGAATACAACTGCAATGCAATTGGGATTCGAGTCATCTTTTCCTCCTTAGGCGCTTGCGCGCAGATGTTAGCTCGGATTATACGGCCCATTGCGAGCTCTAGTCAACGCTGGAAAGCGTGGAAGTTGCGCTCAAGATCAGAAGAAGCCGACAACACAGCTTCGTTTGCGATTGTCCCAAGCCGAGATCGAAAGTATAATCTCGTCGTGACTCTATCGTGCCTTTCGACCCTAGATCGTACGCTGACCGATTCGACCTGGGACGCTTTCCTTGCGCATCGTCCCGATGTGCACATCCTTCAGCATCGCCTGTGGGGCGAGCTGAAGGCGCGCTTCGGCTGGCGCGCCGAGCGAGTGGCCATCGCTCGTCAGGGTCAGGTTCTCGCCGGCGCGCAGATCCTCTTCCGCCGCCTCCCCTGGGGACAAACGCTGGCTTACATCCCGAAAGGCCCCATCATTCCCTGGGAGGAGATGTCCCTCGTCCGCGAGCTTCAACAAGCCCTGATCGCCACAGCCCGTCGCCTTCACGCGGCCCTTCTGCTGATCGAGCCAGACCTTCCCGACGATCCACAGGCGAGCGCTCGGTTGGCCGCGCTGGGCTGGCGCCCTTCCCATCGCTCGGTGCAGCCCCGCAGCACCATCGTAATCGGCCTGGACGGCGACGACGAGACGCTATTAGGGCGCATGAAGCCCAAGTGGCGATATAACGTGCGCCTAGCCGCGCGCAAGGGCGTGACGGTGCGCATGGGCACGCCGGCTGACCTCCCGGCCGTGTACGCGCTGATGCAGGAGACGGCCCGGCGCGATCGTTTCGCCATCCACGTGGCCGATTACTACGCAGCAGCATATGGGCTGTTCGTCCCCGCCGGGCTGGCGGCCTGGCTGCTGGCCGAACATGAGGATCGGCTGCTGGCAGCGATCGTGACTTTTGCCCATGGCGAGCGAGCCTGGTACTTCTGGGGCGCATCGGCCAGCGAAGGGCGTTCTCTGATGCCCAATCACGCGCTGCAGTGGGCGGCCATGCGCTGGGCGCGCGATCGCGGCTGCCGGGCATACGACCTGTGGGGCGTTCCCGATGAAGTCGGCCGAAACCCCGAGGCCTATGCTACCTCCGCCATTGAGCCGAGCGACGGGCTGTGGGGGGTCTACCGATTCAAACAGGGGTTCGGCGGACGCGTGGTACGCTTCGTGGGCGCGTGGGAACGTCCCCTCTCGCCGATGGGTTATGCGCTCTATCGGCTAGGGCTACGCTTGCGGCGGGTGACCGAGTGATCGCCATTCAGCGTATCAACGATGCTCAAGCGTGGGATGCCGCGCTCCTGCGCTGGCCGCGGCCACACGTCTTGCAGAGCTGGCTGTGGGGCGAGTGCAAGGCGCAGACGGGCTGGCGAGCGCATCGCCTACTGGTATTGGATGAAAGCGCGCCTGTGGCGGCGATCTCGCTGCTCTGCCGATCCCTGGGGCCACTGCCCATCCGGGTGGCCTATGTGCCCAAGGGGCCCATCCTCGATTGGGACGATCCGAGGGCGGTAACGGCGGCGCTCTCGGCCGTGGAGGCGGAGGCCCGCCGATATCGAGCGCTCTTCGTCAAGGTGGACCCAGACGTGCCGGCTGATACGCCAACAGGGGCGGCGGTTCAGCGGGTCCTGCGAGCGCGCGGCTGGCGGCCCTCCGCCGAACAAATCCAATTTCGCAATACGGTGCTGTTAGACCTGCGCCCGGGCGAGGAGGCGCTGCTGGAGGCGATGAAGCCCAAGTGGCGATACAATATCCGGCTGGCCCAGCGGCGGGCTGTACAGGTGCGCGCCGGCACTGTGGCGGACTTGCCAACTTTCTACGCGCTTTACGTCGAGACCAGCGCCCGCGATGGATTTTTGATCCGCCCTTACCCGTACTACCGGGTGATCTGGGAGCGGTTTTTGGCGGCTGGGCTGGGGCATCTCC
Encoded proteins:
- a CDS encoding SH3 domain-containing protein translates to MTDKLRSPSSESEEEEPQEETPEGRDLGPETELEATSEPRPVYGRPAERRLGREIPLWAVGVAALTVVAIIALLFSALGEGEPPGTPTPDATALAQAATATAMAVTPTPIPPTPTPTPVPKPTLGPGVKAMVVNSNPEGLVVRSGPGRGNPIRTVVRDGTVLEILPKPGDVNEYPVSADGYRWWRVRTETDLVGWVAQGDEVQLWLEPLSANPTPTRSPQ
- a CDS encoding Uma2 family endonuclease, whose translation is MSVPTAEKKRLWTYEELAAELPETNRLTELWDGELVMPPSPTPLHQEIVARLARALGDFVSRRHLGWVYFAPLDVVLTERRVVQPDILYVSQAKRAIIQDQIRGVPDLIIEVVSAGSWRQDRIDKKALYEQFSVTEYWIVDPEAQTIEVYALEQGAYRLIGRFQPGEQARSQLLPGFEIAVDEVVKGAS
- the ligA gene encoding NAD-dependent DNA ligase LigA, whose protein sequence is MTESVAERIARLRDLIRYHAYRYYVLDAPEISDAEYDALFRELQRLEAEHPELITPDSPTQRVGGEPLDRFEKVTHPVPMLSLSNAFGPEELRAWHERVLRLLPPELASELAYTVEPKVDGLTVVLHYEDGLFTLGATRGDGWVGEDITANLRTVPAVPLRIPVVGNGQPPRRLVVRGEAYMPRDAFERMNAELAARGERTFANPRNAAAGSLRQLDPRVTASRPLSLWAYQVVLVEGGEVLRSQWEALEYLRRMGFPVNPHNRRFEDFQSVVDYCEEWEPKRRQLNYDTDGLVIKIDQFATQERLGYVGNAPRWAIAYKYPSEEAVTRLLEIGVNVGRTGTLNPYAVLEPVRVGGVIVRNATLHNEDYIIEKDIRVGDMVVVKRAGEVIPQVVRSLEELRTGNERVWRMPDRCPVCHEPVVRPEGEVAYYCMNAACPAQLVRLVEHFVSRGAMDIEGIGSKQAELFVAKGLIHDVADIFYLRPEQLLKLEGYKEKRVQNLMNGIQAARDRPLARLLTALGIKFVGSAVAETLARHYRSIDALMQASVDELTQIEGIGPRIAQSVVDWFSRESNRRVIEKLKAAGVRTADEAPATPMAEGPLPLAGKTFVITGTLPTMSREAATEFIIRHGGKVTNSVSRKTDYLVVGSAPGSKLQRAQELGVPIIDEAGLLKLAGQT
- a CDS encoding peptidoglycan bridge formation glycyltransferase FemA/FemB family protein; translation: MIAIQRINDAQAWDAALLRWPRPHVLQSWLWGECKAQTGWRAHRLLVLDESAPVAAISLLCRSLGPLPIRVAYVPKGPILDWDDPRAVTAALSAVEAEARRYRALFVKVDPDVPADTPTGAAVQRVLRARGWRPSAEQIQFRNTVLLDLRPGEEALLEAMKPKWRYNIRLAQRRAVQVRAGTVADLPTFYALYVETSARDGFLIRPYPYYRVIWERFLAAGLGHLLLAEAEGQVIAGLFLFRFGPTAWYFYGASANLGRHLMPNHLLQWEAIRWARAQGCTTYDLWGAPDTLDERDPLWGVYRFKEGFGGQFTPWIGAWDFPISRIGYWLYTIAMPRVLELMRRRHPASSAFNPHIAQNVVNIFGHTPLPLQIVSYL
- a CDS encoding TIGR00300 family protein; the protein is MTPNHHPFSETIVLNGHIIDSLILPRVMDAIMDLGGDFNVEEIRVGRHKQEPSHARLRVFADSEQQMRQILDTLQGLGAQILDGGDVRTEPAPVDGAAPEDFYSTTNLPTQVRLNGRWVDVRGIEMDLVIVVDRERGEAYTKPIADIKAGELIAVGHEGIRVIPMEREREQELFSFMRSAVSSERPNALAIANVAKVMREIRMAGGKILFVVGPAIIHSGAGEYLARLIRHGYVQVLFGGNAIAVHDVESQLYGTSLGIDLKSGLPVPGGHRNHMRAINAIRRVGSLEKAVEIGLLRSGVMYEAIRHKVQMVLAGSIRDDGPMPGVISDMMEAQRRMREALEGVEMAIMVATMLHSIATGNLLPAHVKVVVVDINPATVTKLADRGTFQAVGMVTDAELFLRELVEALDLPES
- a CDS encoding sugar phosphate isomerase/epimerase, with the translated sequence MTRIPIALQLYSVREECARDLPGTLAAIAKMGYEGVEFAGYYGYSAAELRKMLDDLGLKVAGTHISLDTLLGDNLPKTIEFNRTLGNRFLIVPGLPEERRNSRAAWLQTARLFNEIAERVAPEGMLVGYHNHHIEFVPMDGELPWDTFFSNTRQDVIMQLDTGNAMYGGADPVPFLERYPGRALTVHIKEFSRTNDKALIGEGDVRWNDVFRLCETVGGTQWYIVEQESYAYSPLECVDRCIKALKAMGK
- the polX gene encoding DNA polymerase/3'-5' exonuclease PolX — protein: MDQAPSNRQIAAILRRIGDILDIQGENRFKVLAYRRAADNIEALPRDLADYWREGRLREIPGIGEALTEKLDELLRTGRMTYLEKLEQQVPSGVVDMLQIPEVGPKTARLVWEKLGITSIQQLQAAAEAGRLRQLPGMGAKSEQKILAGIQALARRSQRVPIGQARPLAMALLAGLQAAVPGLTRVSVAGSLRRWRETIGDLDLLVAVEDPEPVMEAFVHLPEVAEVLLRGNTKTSIRTRDGIQADLRVVSPKHWGTALQYFTGSQAHNIALRERALKRGFSLSEYSLKRADGRELFCESEEEVYELLGLPWIPPELRENRGEIEAAAEGRLPNLIELSQLQGELHSHSTWSDGTVTIEEMAEAARARGYRYLVITDHSGSLGVTGGLSAERLREQRAEIDRLNRRWSDFRLLQGAEVEVRADGTLDYPDEVLATLDCVVASLHTGLRQDRDQITARALAAVRNPHVDVLGHPSGRLLGRREESAVDLEVVLQAAAETGIAIEVNAHPARLDLDDVHVHRAMELGVPIVINCDAHSPADFDFIVYGVATARRGWATPDRVLNTLPLDELERWLRNRRKLR
- a CDS encoding 2'-5' RNA ligase family protein, with protein sequence MIESVDGRLYVIGKPPEPTLSVLRDLFMQLATESGGTPLLEPHLTIQTIYGLHLAQIVQERIELIVRGLSPIDVRAGGLVAFALRAPRQRLVIPVEKTAALQHIYQAIAAEVEELGVPTQPFDLATWQPHITAVEGEWPDIEHVVQRLAPRVPDIRFLVDRLWVSVQQAPGVWVELGVWPLRGRWPEH
- a CDS encoding peptidoglycan bridge formation glycyltransferase FemA/FemB family protein, whose amino-acid sequence is MTLSCLSTLDRTLTDSTWDAFLAHRPDVHILQHRLWGELKARFGWRAERVAIARQGQVLAGAQILFRRLPWGQTLAYIPKGPIIPWEEMSLVRELQQALIATARRLHAALLLIEPDLPDDPQASARLAALGWRPSHRSVQPRSTIVIGLDGDDETLLGRMKPKWRYNVRLAARKGVTVRMGTPADLPAVYALMQETARRDRFAIHVADYYAAAYGLFVPAGLAAWLLAEHEDRLLAAIVTFAHGERAWYFWGASASEGRSLMPNHALQWAAMRWARDRGCRAYDLWGVPDEVGRNPEAYATSAIEPSDGLWGVYRFKQGFGGRVVRFVGAWERPLSPMGYALYRLGLRLRRVTE
- a CDS encoding CpXC domain-containing protein; translation: MFAKQRIQVRCPGCGASFVTEVHNIIDVGQEPALKQLFLTGRLNSAACPSCGMSISLATPLLYHDPAKEFVGVFVPAQANLSEPERQKRIGDLTNLLMTRLPPEQRKAYLLQPRQFLTLQSMMEAILQADGITREMMEAQRQRLNLLQQLMQAAANPERLRALVAEHDEKLDEEFFELAATLTESMAAEGDERAAQQLTAFIQTLMGMSSLGRKIRAQQEILAGLNKHTTREEILERLIKAKEDAAIEALVAVARPLMDYPFFLLLSQRIEQSEKHKDHAEAQRLRALRDRVLELQRQQDEATRAVMEEATQLLRAVLESENPAVVLRARKAEIGEPFLAVLMANIEAAQRQGAVAAARRLTEIWKMALEILEEDLPSDLRLINRLLREEYPERTRQLLMENRSELDQDLVESMRVMAEGLRAQGQEDMARRLENIRAQALLML